In Candidatus Epulonipiscium viviparus, one DNA window encodes the following:
- a CDS encoding right-handed parallel beta-helix repeat-containing protein yields the protein MNTIHVFSKEVPWNAAAATGELNTITSALNQAHPGDTIIVHEGIYRETVTITKDNLTIKNAPDDYVLVTGTEIVSHFEKAATHPTPGVLVAPVSKAWHDSTLKFSQVFIDGAMGDMARHPNRTISAMMNPLAPGSGYGEVSNIYKNADSDGHATFDGGLPDVDLVGGIFRGLIGKNRQYPIGWILENSGNSITFKGINKNHWTPDATIDVSFHKFGYGMVMHKNLIDAPGEWFVDDGYLYYLPKKADEVVEMQVREKVLHISAAELSLEGINFKAGCASIMGMNNSIIKSCSFRYLSPFIMSPFYGDGATEDTGIYISGSSHNTFEDLYVAHTWGTGISLMNGHSNLFTNCIIKDIGWIGIFTAGIFTAADKTRIENCTFEDNGRFQIRIREHGKTDIIHNEFSGAMSMSEDAGAISSESSGWIGPLDLKGSEIAYNKIHDVKGFPVSGGGYLKQFMIGIYLEDTENYTAHHNLIYDIVADNFKKDVPGFDRAGAMAYFGPRYNAMHKPIRWYNNTAWNCDKGINLWHINIENYDELRAQGMKQVDASGLMSDGIFANNIFPIARNTISYISQIITPTGSTIKFVPLTGPSKSLTTTDIDEFFTHCEPLGYPFNPQCNYMADETTFVDAKNHDFRLTETSPARNGGASISEITSSATPDAGALEGGAMVLSAGATLKVPTFKELQ from the coding sequence ATGAATACTATTCATGTTTTTTCAAAAGAAGTTCCGTGGAATGCTGCAGCTGCGACAGGTGAATTAAATACCATCACCTCGGCTCTTAATCAGGCACACCCTGGCGATACAATTATTGTACACGAAGGAATTTATCGCGAAACTGTTACAATCACAAAAGACAATCTCACTATCAAAAATGCTCCTGACGATTACGTCTTAGTAACTGGAACCGAAATTGTTTCTCATTTTGAAAAGGCAGCAACTCACCCAACTCCCGGCGTTTTGGTTGCACCTGTTTCTAAAGCATGGCACGATAGCACGCTTAAGTTTTCTCAAGTTTTTATCGATGGCGCAATGGGCGATATGGCACGACACCCAAATCGTACTATCTCTGCTATGATGAATCCATTGGCTCCAGGCAGCGGCTATGGCGAGGTCTCCAATATATATAAAAATGCCGATAGCGACGGGCACGCCACTTTCGACGGCGGCTTACCTGATGTTGATTTAGTTGGCGGCATCTTTAGAGGGCTGATAGGCAAAAACCGCCAATACCCTATTGGCTGGATCTTAGAAAATAGCGGCAACTCAATTACTTTTAAAGGCATAAACAAAAATCACTGGACTCCTGATGCCACAATTGATGTTAGCTTTCACAAGTTTGGCTATGGAATGGTGATGCATAAAAATTTGATTGATGCACCAGGCGAGTGGTTTGTGGATGATGGCTATTTGTATTATTTACCAAAGAAAGCTGATGAAGTAGTTGAAATGCAGGTGCGAGAAAAAGTATTGCACATATCTGCCGCGGAGCTCTCACTCGAAGGCATCAACTTTAAAGCTGGCTGTGCTAGCATCATGGGGATGAATAATTCTATCATCAAATCTTGCTCATTTAGATACCTCTCTCCATTTATTATGTCTCCATTTTATGGCGATGGCGCAACTGAAGATACAGGAATATATATCTCGGGATCTAGCCACAACACTTTTGAAGACCTCTACGTTGCTCACACCTGGGGCACTGGCATTTCGCTAATGAATGGGCATAGCAATCTGTTTACCAACTGTATCATTAAGGATATCGGTTGGATCGGAATTTTTACTGCTGGCATATTCACCGCCGCTGACAAAACTAGAATTGAAAACTGTACTTTCGAAGACAATGGCAGATTTCAGATTAGAATACGCGAGCATGGCAAAACCGATATCATCCACAACGAATTTAGCGGTGCTATGAGCATGAGTGAAGACGCTGGCGCTATCTCGTCTGAAAGCAGCGGCTGGATTGGGCCTCTCGATTTAAAAGGATCCGAAATTGCGTATAACAAGATTCATGACGTTAAAGGATTTCCAGTATCTGGTGGAGGCTATTTAAAGCAGTTTATGATTGGCATATATCTGGAAGATACCGAAAACTACACCGCTCATCACAATTTGATTTATGATATAGTTGCCGACAACTTTAAAAAAGACGTACCTGGATTTGACCGCGCCGGTGCGATGGCATACTTTGGCCCTCGATATAACGCCATGCATAAGCCTATTCGATGGTATAACAACACCGCCTGGAACTGCGACAAAGGCATAAATTTATGGCATATCAATATTGAAAATTACGACGAGCTGCGTGCTCAGGGAATGAAACAAGTTGATGCCTCCGGCCTAATGAGCGACGGCATATTTGCGAACAACATCTTTCCAATTGCGCGCAATACTATCAGCTATATATCGCAAATCATCACTCCAACCGGTTCAACAATTAAATTTGTGCCTCTTACTGGCCCGTCAAAAAGTTTAACAACTACAGACATAGACGAGTTTTTTACACATTGCGAACCGCTTGGATATCCGTTTAATCCACAATGCAATTATATGGCAGATGAGACTACTTTCGTTGATGCCAAAAATCATGATTTTCGATTAACCGAAACTTCTCCGGCTCGCAATGGGGGCGCTTCTATATCTGAAATCACATCTTCTGCAACACCAGACGCAGGCGCTCTCGAAGGTGGGGCTATGGTGTTATCTGCAGGCGCCACTCTCAAAGTTCCTACGTTTAAAGAGTTACAATAG
- a CDS encoding right-handed parallel beta-helix repeat-containing protein has product MKKAKFMLVLAMLTMAGCAAEEAVIQEEVVVKVAPEPAPETAPEIVPEPAPEIAPEPVIEERTIAMELHVYSDEIPWNAAAEATTLEYETISDAIADAIEGDTIIVHEGIYREVLKIAKDNITVKAAEGEYVLVTGAEVVSGFVPYEAMEGVYVADVPANYKETTLPYTQVYANGNVQTMARFPNLTIDDMMAPLEEGGGYGKTIDLYKNKGEAEGHVTFAEGELPDVDLTGAVYRGLNGKNREYMFGDVVASEGNTLTFTSTTKNNWGNATAEIKKGYHDYGFGFVTHKNLIDIPGEWFVEDRKLYYMPEGDIKDLSVDLQVRQQVLQMNNRENITLEGLNFVAGNVQIKGTETANITNCTFRNLQPFYVIKGYGMGDSGQTGVYIENSKNVTFRDTYIGDTWGTGVQISGGADNSFYNCRFEDMGWIGTFTAGIYTSGANTIVEDCTFADHGRFQIRVDKDVKIDILHSSFERAMEMGEDAGPLEFTSTGKIAPLDLKGSEIAYNKVFDLSGIPVSSGNYNKQFMVAFYMEDVSNYTAHHNLVYDITADSYDGPEYVKRDSRFLYMGPRYNAMHLPVNFYNNTAWDYGSTIGIWNIVIANHDELRAQGLKQEDNTGMMTDGHFANNLFDEGSFSVSYVAQNLNMNGGSKGWVTIPEDDWKDIETDDMDEFFEHAAKIDYAFNPEANMIVTADATDSTYVDAANGDFRLLDGSAAKGAGVEIPGITSSANPDLGALEGSDYVLSAGSTLELPTFKEIR; this is encoded by the coding sequence ATGAAAAAAGCAAAGTTTATGTTAGTATTAGCGATGTTGACGATGGCTGGGTGTGCTGCAGAAGAGGCGGTGATCCAAGAAGAAGTTGTAGTGAAAGTTGCACCAGAGCCAGCGCCAGAAACTGCGCCAGAAATTGTACCCGAGCCTGCGCCAGAAATTGCGCCAGAGCCTGTAATAGAAGAGCGAACTATTGCAATGGAACTGCACGTATATTCGGATGAAATTCCATGGAACGCTGCCGCAGAAGCCACAACGCTGGAGTATGAAACTATATCCGATGCGATAGCAGATGCGATAGAAGGCGATACAATAATAGTTCACGAGGGAATTTATCGCGAAGTTTTGAAAATCGCAAAAGATAATATTACAGTGAAAGCTGCCGAGGGCGAGTATGTGTTGGTGACAGGTGCGGAAGTAGTGAGTGGATTTGTACCGTATGAAGCTATGGAAGGAGTTTATGTTGCAGATGTGCCAGCAAATTATAAGGAGACGACTCTTCCATATACTCAAGTTTATGCCAATGGCAATGTGCAAACAATGGCAAGATTTCCCAATTTGACAATAGACGATATGATGGCACCGCTAGAAGAGGGGGGTGGCTACGGAAAAACCATAGACTTGTATAAAAACAAGGGCGAAGCAGAGGGGCATGTAACGTTTGCCGAGGGCGAGCTTCCGGATGTGGATTTAACCGGTGCGGTCTACAGAGGGCTCAATGGCAAAAATCGCGAGTATATGTTTGGCGATGTTGTAGCCAGCGAGGGCAATACGCTGACGTTTACCAGTACAACAAAAAATAACTGGGGCAATGCAACAGCGGAAATAAAGAAGGGCTACCACGATTATGGATTCGGTTTTGTAACGCATAAAAATTTAATTGATATCCCGGGAGAATGGTTTGTGGAGGACAGAAAGCTATACTATATGCCAGAGGGAGATATCAAAGATTTGTCGGTGGATCTGCAGGTGAGGCAACAAGTACTGCAAATGAATAATCGCGAGAACATAACGCTGGAGGGCCTAAATTTTGTTGCAGGTAACGTGCAAATTAAAGGCACCGAGACTGCCAACATAACCAATTGTACATTTAGAAATCTGCAGCCGTTTTATGTTATCAAAGGTTATGGAATGGGTGATTCGGGGCAAACTGGAGTGTATATAGAAAATAGCAAAAACGTAACATTTCGAGATACGTATATAGGAGATACGTGGGGAACGGGAGTACAAATTAGTGGTGGCGCAGATAATTCGTTCTACAACTGCAGGTTTGAGGATATGGGTTGGATAGGTACATTTACTGCCGGTATCTACACATCGGGAGCTAATACGATTGTGGAAGACTGTACTTTTGCAGATCACGGAAGATTTCAAATTCGAGTGGATAAGGATGTGAAGATTGACATTTTGCATTCGTCGTTTGAAAGAGCAATGGAGATGGGCGAAGATGCAGGACCTCTCGAGTTTACCAGCACCGGAAAGATTGCGCCGCTAGATCTTAAGGGTTCTGAGATAGCGTATAACAAAGTTTTTGACTTGAGCGGAATTCCGGTAAGCTCTGGAAATTACAACAAGCAGTTTATGGTGGCATTCTATATGGAGGATGTAAGCAATTACACTGCGCATCATAACTTGGTTTATGACATTACTGCCGATAGCTATGATGGGCCAGAGTATGTGAAACGAGATAGCCGATTTTTATATATGGGACCGCGATATAATGCGATGCATCTGCCGGTGAACTTTTATAACAACACCGCTTGGGATTATGGCAGTACGATAGGAATATGGAATATAGTAATAGCAAATCACGACGAGCTTAGAGCGCAAGGATTAAAGCAAGAAGACAATACGGGAATGATGACAGACGGCCATTTTGCCAACAATCTATTTGATGAAGGAAGCTTTAGCGTGAGTTACGTTGCTCAAAATTTGAATATGAATGGCGGCAGTAAAGGGTGGGTAACAATTCCAGAGGATGATTGGAAAGATATCGAAACAGATGATATGGATGAATTTTTTGAGCACGCGGCAAAGATAGACTATGCATTTAACCCGGAAGCAAATATGATAGTAACGGCCGATGCGACAGATTCAACTTATGTTGACGCAGCAAATGGAGATTTTAGACTGCTAGATGGGTCGGCAGCGAAGGGGGCAGGAGTGGAAATTCCTGGAATAACGTCTTCTGCAAATCCAGACCTGGGCGCATTAGAGGGTAGCGACTATGTATTATCGGCAGGG